A stretch of the Acomys russatus chromosome 23, mAcoRus1.1, whole genome shotgun sequence genome encodes the following:
- the Rtca gene encoding RNA 3'-terminal phosphate cyclase, translated as MEGQRVEVDGGIMEGGGQILRVSTALSCLLGLPLRVQKIRAGRSTPGLRPQHLSGLEMVRDLCDGHLEGAEIGSTEITFTPEKIRGGPHTADTKTAGSVCLLMQVSMPCVLFAASPSELRLKGGTNAEMAPQIDYTMMVFKPIAEKFGFIFNCDIKMRGYYPKGGGEVIVRMSPVKQLDPINLTDRGSVTKIYGRAFVAGVLPLKVAKDMAAAAVRCIRKEIRDLYVSIQPVQEARDQAFGNGSGIIIVAETSTGCLLAGSSLGKRGVNADKVGIEAAEMLLANLRHGGTVDEYLQDQLIIFMALANGISRIKTGPVTLHTQTAIHFAEQLAKAKFTVKKSEEEEDASKDTYIIECEGIGMANPHL; from the exons ATGGAGGGGCAGCGGGTGGAGGTGGACGGCGGGATCATGGAAGGG GGCGGCCAGATCCTCAGGGTCTCCACCGCCCTGAGCTGCCTCCTGGGCCTCCCCTTGCGCGTGCAGAAGATCCGCGCCGGCCGCAGCACGCCTGGCCTCAG GCCTCAGCATTTATCTGGACTGGAAATGGTTCGAGATCTGTGTGATGGGCACCTGGAGGGGGCAGAAATCGGCTCCACAGAGATAACCTTCACCCCAGAGAAGATCAGAGGTGGACCCCACACAGCAGATACCAAGACAGCTGG GAGTGTGTGCCTCTTGATGCAGGTTTCAATGCCTTGTGTTCTGTTTGCTGCTTCTCCGTCGGAACTTCGTTTAAAAGGCGGGACTAATGCTGAAATGGCACCACAGATTGACTACACCATGATG GTTTTCAAGCCAATCGCTGAGAAATTTGGCTTCATATTTAATTGTGACATTAAAATGAG GGGCTATTACCCAAAAGGGGGCGGCGAAGTGATTGTCCGAATGTCACCAGTTAAACAGTTGGACCCAATAAATCTGACTGATCGTGGTTCTGTGACTAAGATTTATGGGAGAGCTTTTGTTGCCGGTGTTTTGCCACTAAAA GTAGCAAAAGACATGGCTGCGGCAGCTGTGCGGTGCATCAGGAAGGAGATCCGGGACCTGTATGTCAGCATCCAGCCTGTGCAGGAGGCCAGGGACCAAGCCTTTGGCAATGGGAGTGGAATCAT CATTGTTGCTGAGACGTCCACTGGCTGCTTGTTGGCTGGATCATCACTTGGCAAAAGAG GTGTGAATGCAGACAAGGTTGGAATTGAAGCTGCTGAAATGTTATTAGCAAAtcttaggcatggtggcactgtgGACGAGTATCTACAAGACCAG CTGATTATTTTCATGGCACTGGCCAATGGAATTTCCAGAATAAAAACAGGACCAGTCACACTCCACACACAGACTGCTATACATTTTGCGGAACAACTAGCAAAG GCCAAATTTACTGTGAagaaatcagaagaagaagaagatgcctCTAAGGACACTTACATCATCGAGTGTGAAGGGATTGGGATGGCGAATCCACATCTCTAG